The Thermoanaerobacterales bacterium genome includes the window GGATGGGATTCAGCTTCAGGCGTACCCCGAGGTCACGCATGTTTTGCGCGGGCTGGATGAATGTCCGCCCGATGTAGCGGTTCTTCATCATGCCTTCGGCGAAGGGCAGGCCGGACTCCTCGGCATAGCCGTGGGCGGCCGGGATGCCCGAGTCGGGCACGGGCAGGACCAGGTCGGCCTCGACGCGAAACTCCCGCGCCAGCTGCCGGCCCAGTTCCCGCCGGATGTGATTGACGTTGAACCCGTCCAGCCGGCTGTCGGCCCGGGCGAAATAGATGTATTCAAAAATGCAGTGGGCCCGCGGGGCGCGGCTCAATGTGTGGAAGGACTTTGTGCCGTGCTCGTCCAGGACGACGATCTCCCCCGGCTCGACGTCGCGGATGAACTCCGCGCCTACGGTGTCCAGCGCGCAGGACTCCGAGGCCACCACGTAGGCCGGCCCGAGCTTGCCCAGGCAAAGGGGGCGGAAGCCCAGTGGGTCGCGGACGGCCAGAATCCGGTTTTCGGTGATCAGGACAAGGGAATACGCACCCCGCACGTCAATCATAGCTTTCATCAGGGCTTCTTCCAGGGTGGACTGGCTGTATCGGGCGATGAGGTTCACCAGGATTTCGCTGTCCGTGGTGGTTTGAAAGACGGCGCCCATAGCCGAAAGCTGCCGTCTGAGTTCCGCGGCGTTGGTCAGGTTGCCGTTATGGGCGAGGCCGATCTGCCCTTTGGCGTAGCGGAACACCAGGGGCTGGGCGTTGATCGGGTGGCTGGCCCCGGTGGTGGAGTAGCGGACGTGGCCGATGGCCAGGTCGCCCTTTAATTCATCCAGGGTGCGGCCGGCAAAGACCTCCGGCACCAGGCCCATGCCCTTGTGCAGGGTTATTTCGCTGCCGTCGGCGACGGCGATCCCGGCGCTCTCCTGGCCCCGGTGCTGCAGGGCGAAAAGGCCGTAGAACGTCAGGCGGGCCACATCCTGCCCCGGCCCGTAGATGCCGAAAACCCCGCATTCCTCGTGCAGCTTGTCGGCTACGTCGTACACAGCGCCAGCCTTCCTTCCATGAGCCATACTGTCTGCAAGGAGCGGGGGTTCTCCCCCCTACGCTCGGTGCTACGCTTCGACCCCGCACTCAACTTTGGGGGTGCAAATCTCTGTAGCCAAGCACCAAGGTTGAATGCTGGGTTCCCGAAGCTCCGCAAGTCGCTTGGGGCGAGAGCCCCCGCCCCCGGTGTACAACGTCACACTTACTCCAGCACGCGCCGCAGGACCTCGGCGTAGGCCTGTTCCACCCCGCCCAGGTCGCGGCGGAAACGGTCCTTGTCCAGCCGGTCCTTGGTCGCGCTGTCCCAGAGCCGGCAGGTATCGGGCGAGATCTCGTCGGCCAGGAGGATCTCCCCGCTCTCGGGAACGGTTCCGAATTCAAGCTTAAAGTCCACCAACTCCAGGCCGCGCTCGGCGAGGTAGGCGCGCAGGACCGTGTTGACCTTCAAAGCGGTCTCCCGCAGGTATTCCTGCTGTTCCGGCGCGGCCAGGCCGAGGGCGCGGATGTGCCCGCAGTTGACCAGCGGGTCCCCCAGGGCGTCGTTCTTGTAGTAGAACTCCACCACCGGCGCCGGCAGGGCGGTTCCCTCTTCCAGCCCCAGGCGCTTGGCCAGGCTGCCGGCCACGATGTTCCGCACGACGACCTCCAGGGGGATGATCCGCACGGCGCGGACCAGCATCTGCCGCTTGCTCAGCTGCTCGATGAAGTGTGTTCGGATGCCCTCGCGTTCCAGGAGCTGAAAGAGCTGCGCCGACATGCGGTTGTTGACCGCGCCCTTGCCGGCAATGGTCCCCTTCTTGGCCCCGTTGAAGGCCGTGGCGTCATCCTTGAACTCCACGACGTAACGGTCCGGCTGGTCGGTGGTATAGACCTGCTTGGCCTTGCCCTCATACAAAAGTTCGCGTTTTTCCACGACCGGCCCCTCCTTATAGTTTGATTATAATCCAAACCGGGCGAAGATCTGGTCCACCCGGCGGGTGAAGTGGGCATAGTCGAAGAGCGCATCCAGTTCGGCCTCGTCCAGCAGCCCTGCCAGGGCTGGATCCTTACCCAACAGGTTCCGCAAGGGCTCACCGCTCTGCCAGCTCTGCATGGCGTTGCGCTGTACAACGGCGTAGGCCTCGTCACGGGAGAGGCCCTTGTCCACCAGGGCCAGCAGCACCCGCTGCGAAAAGACCAGGCCGTGAGTGCGCTCCAGGTTGCGCCGCATGTTCTCTGGATAGACGTGCATGTTTTCGATGACGATGGTGAAGCGGTAGAGCATATAGTCCAGGGTGACCGTGGCGTCGGGGATGATCACCCGCTCGACCGAGGAGTGCGAGATGTCGCGCTCATGCCAGAGGGCGACGTCTTCCAGGGCGGCCAGGGCGTTCCCGCGCAGGAGGCGGGCCATCCCGCTGATCCGCTCGCAGACGATGGGGTTGCGCTTGTGCGGCATGGCCGAGGACCCCTTCTGGCCGGCCACGAACGGCTCTTCCACCTCGCGGATGTCGGTGCGCTGCAGGGCGCGTATCTCCGTCGCGAACTTCTCCAGCGAGGCGCCGATAACGGCCAGGGTGGTCATGAAGGCGGCGTGCCGGTCGCGCTGGATGATCTGCGTCGAGACCACGGCCGGGGTGAGGCCGAGCCGCGCGCAGACGTATTCTTCAACAAAGGGATCGATGCTGGAATAGGTGCCCACCGCACCGGAGATCTTACCCACGCTGACGTCTTCCACGGCCGCCCGCAGGCGGGCCAGGTTACGGTCCGTTTCGGCCACCCAGAGCAGGAGTTTCAGTCCGAAGGTCGTCGGCTCGGCGTGGATGCCGTGGGTGCGGCCGATCATCAGAGTGTGGCGGTACTGCTGCGCCTGCTGCAGGAGCGCCTCCCGCAGTTTCTCCAGCCGCTTGATGAGTAGTTGACCGGCTTCCCGCATCCGTACCGCCAGGGCTGTGTCCACCACGTCGGAGGAAGTCAGTCCAAGGTGCAGGTAGCGCGCTTCCTCGCCGACGTATTCGCCGACATTCGTCAGGAAGGCGATCACGTCGTGGCGGGTGACCCGTTCGATTTCGGCAATCCGGGCGATGTCGAACCGCGCCCGGTCCCGGATCGCCGCCACCGCCTCCTGCGGGATCTGCCCCAGCACCGCCAGAGCCTCGCAGGCCAGGATCTCGATGTCCAGCCATTTCCGGAAACGGTTCTCGTCTGACCATACCGCACCCATTTCCGGCAAAGTATAGCGTTCAATCAAGGCCTGTCGCCTCCGTCCTTGCTGCCTACTTCTTCTTCTCCATGCGGCGCAGGTATTCCTCTAACCCCAGCGCCGTCAACTGCTCATCCTTGGCCTGTACCTGCAAGGCCTGCCGGCGTTTGAACTCCGCCACCCGTTCGCGCACACCCGGGTCGCCGGCCCCGATAACCTGCGCCGCCAGGAGGGCGGCGTTCCTCGCCCCGTCAACCCCGACGGTGGCCACCGGCACCCCGGGAGGCATCTGCACCGTGGCCAGCAGGGCGTCCAATCCCCCGAGGCCCCCCGTCCCAATCGGCAGGCCGATCACCGGCAGGGGGGTCTCGGCGGCGAGCACCCCGGCCAGGTGGGCCGCTCCTCCCGCGGCGGCGATAAGCACCGCCAGGCCGCGCCCCGCGGCCTCCCGCGCGTAGTCCCGCGCCCGTTCCGGCGTGCGGTGGGCGGAAATGATCCGCATTTCATACGGAATCCCAAGCTCGTCCAGCGTCCGCGCTGCGGACGCCACAACCGGCAGGTCGGAGTCACTGCCCATCACCATCCCCACCAGGGGTTTTTGCTCAGCCATTCTTCCCGTCGCGCTCCTTCTACTCCCACTCAATGGTCGCCGGGGGCTTGGATGTTATGTCGTAAACCACGCGGTTGACTTCCTTTATCTCGTTCACCAGGCGGTTCGATATCCTTTCCAGCACTTCGTAGGGCAGGCGCACCCAGTCCGCCGTCATCCCGTCCTTGCTGTCGACGGCGCGGACGGCGATGGTATAGGCGTAGGTCCGTTCATCGCCCATTACCCCCACACTGCGCACGGCGGGCAGGATGGCAAAGGACTGCCAGATGCTCCGGTAAAGGCCCGCCCGGCGGATCTCCTCCACGACAATGGCGTCCGCCTCCCGCAGGATGGCCAGCCTCTCCTGCGTGACGGGGCCCAGGATACGCACGGCGAGCCCCGGCCCGGGGAAGGGCTGGCGCCAGACGATGTCCTCCGGCAGGCCCAACTGCTCACCCAGCACCCGCACCTCGTCCTTGAACAGCCAGCGCAGCGGCTCGATCAGCTTCAGGCGCATCTTCTCCGGCAGGCCGCCGACGTTATGGTGCGACTTGATGACCGTCGCCGTCGCCGTCCCGCTCTCGACCACGTCGGGGTACAGCGTTCCCTGGACCAGGAAGTCCACCGGCCCGAGCTTGGCGGCCTCTTCCTCGAAGACCCGGATAAACTCCTCGCCGATGGTCTTGCGCTTGGCCTCGGGATCATCCACCCCTTCGAGGCGGGCCAGGAACCTGTCCGCGGCGTCCACGTGCACCAGCCGCATCTGGAACTGCTCGCGGAAGATCCGCACGACCTCCGCCGCCTCCCCTTTGCGCAGCAGGCCGTGGTCTACGAAGACACAGGTCAGCCGGTCACCGACGGCACGGTGCACCAGCGTGGCGGCCACCGCCGAGTCGACGCCGCCGCTCAAGGCGCAGAGCACCTGGCCGTCACCGACCTCCTCCCGCACCTGGGCCACCGCGCTTTCGAGAAACGAAGACATCGTCCAGTCACCGCGGCAGCCGCAGATATCATAAAGGAAGTGTTCCAGGATTTCTTTTCCCCGCGGGGTGTGCACCACCTCGGGATGGAACTGGACGGCGTACAGGCGCCGGCCGGGGTCGGCCATCGCCGCCACCGGGGACTTGCCGGTCCGCGCCGTCACCGTAAACCCCGGGGGCGGCGTTTCCACGCGGTCCCCGTGGCTCATCCAGCACTGCTGCCGGGGCCCCATCCCGGCAAAAAGGCGGTCGCCCGCCACGAGTTCAAGGGTCGTCTTGCCGTACTCGCGGTGGTCCGCCGCCACGACCCTCCCCCCAAGCTGGAGGGCCATCAACTGCATACCGTAGCAAATGCCGAGGATCGGGATACCCGCCTCGTAAACGGCGGGGTCGACGGCAGGCGCCCCCTCCTGGTAGACGCTGGAAGGACCGCCCGAAAAAACAATTCCCCGTGGCCGACGAGCCACGAGGTCCTCAACTGGCGTATGATAAGGGAGAATCTCGCAGTAAACCCGGCACTCCCGGATTCGCCGGGCGATCAACTGGGTGTATTGCCCGCCGAAGTCCAGGACAATGACCGTTTCGGTTGTCGGGGCCCGCAAATCTCCCGCCTCCTCCCCTTAACTCTTGTAGATTTCGGGCTTTAAAACACACACATCGCGGAGATTACGGTAGTGCTCACCGTAGTCCAGCCCGTACCCGACAACGAACTCGTCGGGGATCGTAAATCCCAGATAGTCCAGCGGAACGGAAGCCTTACGCCGCGACGGCTTGTCCAGCAGCGCGCAAATCCGGAGCGAAGCCGGCTTCCGGGCCAGGAGATTTTCGCGCAGGTAATTCAAGGTCAGTCCGGTATCCACAATGTCCTCGACGATGAGAACGTGCCGACCCTCGATACTCTCCTCCAGATCCTTTAAAATACGGACCACCCCCGAAGAGGTGGTGGAATGGCCGTAACTGGAGATGGCGACGAAGTCGAGGGCCACCGTGAGGTCGACCGCGCGCACCAGGTCGGCCAGAAAAATCGTCGAGCCCTTCAAAATGCCTACCACAAGAAGTTCGCGGCCCTGGTAATCGGCCATGATTTGCGCGCCGAGTTCATCCACCCGCCGGGCGATCGCGGATGCCGGAACAAGGACACGCTCGACATGCGGGTGCGTCATCGCTCCCTCTCGCTCTCCCTCTGTGGGGCCTTCCGAAATCTGGCCCATTATATCAGGAAGCGGCGATTCCTGTCAATTCGCTCTCGTTATCACACGGCGCCCTTCCTCACCTTTCTCCGCCCTCTTTCATAACTTGATTCCAAAAAGCGGGAACAGAGGAAGGTGACGGCTTTGTTAGTTTACTTTCAGGCCCTGGCCGATCATCGCCGGCGCATTATGCACCTGCCCGGCGTCCTCGGGGTCGGCATCGGCTACAAGGTAACCGGGGGGAACCGGACGGACCGCCTCGCCCTGGCCGTCTTCGTCGCCCAAAAGCGCCCTCTCAGCGAGTTGCGGCCCGCCGAGCGTATCCCGCCGGCCGTCGGAGGCGTGCCCACCGACGTCGTGGCCGTGGGAGAGTTCACCGCCTTCTCCCGGCGCACGGCGCGCTGGCGCCCGGCGATGCCCGGGGTGAGTATCGGCCACTACCGTTCCACCGCGGGGACCTTCGGCGCCGT containing:
- the purF gene encoding amidophosphoribosyltransferase, which encodes MYDVADKLHEECGVFGIYGPGQDVARLTFYGLFALQHRGQESAGIAVADGSEITLHKGMGLVPEVFAGRTLDELKGDLAIGHVRYSTTGASHPINAQPLVFRYAKGQIGLAHNGNLTNAAELRRQLSAMGAVFQTTTDSEILVNLIARYSQSTLEEALMKAMIDVRGAYSLVLITENRILAVRDPLGFRPLCLGKLGPAYVVASESCALDTVGAEFIRDVEPGEIVVLDEHGTKSFHTLSRAPRAHCIFEYIYFARADSRLDGFNVNHIRRELGRQLAREFRVEADLVLPVPDSGIPAAHGYAEESGLPFAEGMMKNRYIGRTFIQPAQNMRDLGVRLKLNPIREVLEGRRVVLVDDSLVRGTTSGKIVHMLRDAGAAEVHLCLSSPPIIRSCFFGIDTSNEKELIAAEKPLEEIRRFTGADSLYYLSLDGLLSVFGDYRENFCTACFSGCYPVEIARPDNAGKFTLEKVGV
- a CDS encoding phosphoribosylaminoimidazolesuccinocarboxamide synthase, whose translation is MEKRELLYEGKAKQVYTTDQPDRYVVEFKDDATAFNGAKKGTIAGKGAVNNRMSAQLFQLLEREGIRTHFIEQLSKRQMLVRAVRIIPLEVVVRNIVAGSLAKRLGLEEGTALPAPVVEFYYKNDALGDPLVNCGHIRALGLAAPEQQEYLRETALKVNTVLRAYLAERGLELVDFKLEFGTVPESGEILLADEISPDTCRLWDSATKDRLDKDRFRRDLGGVEQAYAEVLRRVLE
- the purB gene encoding adenylosuccinate lyase; amino-acid sequence: MIERYTLPEMGAVWSDENRFRKWLDIEILACEALAVLGQIPQEAVAAIRDRARFDIARIAEIERVTRHDVIAFLTNVGEYVGEEARYLHLGLTSSDVVDTALAVRMREAGQLLIKRLEKLREALLQQAQQYRHTLMIGRTHGIHAEPTTFGLKLLLWVAETDRNLARLRAAVEDVSVGKISGAVGTYSSIDPFVEEYVCARLGLTPAVVSTQIIQRDRHAAFMTTLAVIGASLEKFATEIRALQRTDIREVEEPFVAGQKGSSAMPHKRNPIVCERISGMARLLRGNALAALEDVALWHERDISHSSVERVIIPDATVTLDYMLYRFTIVIENMHVYPENMRRNLERTHGLVFSQRVLLALVDKGLSRDEAYAVVQRNAMQSWQSGEPLRNLLGKDPALAGLLDEAELDALFDYAHFTRRVDQIFARFGL
- the purE gene encoding 5-(carboxyamino)imidazole ribonucleotide mutase encodes the protein MAEQKPLVGMVMGSDSDLPVVASAARTLDELGIPYEMRIISAHRTPERARDYAREAAGRGLAVLIAAAGGAAHLAGVLAAETPLPVIGLPIGTGGLGGLDALLATVQMPPGVPVATVGVDGARNAALLAAQVIGAGDPGVRERVAEFKRRQALQVQAKDEQLTALGLEEYLRRMEKKK
- the guaA gene encoding glutamine-hydrolyzing GMP synthase; its protein translation is MRAPTTETVIVLDFGGQYTQLIARRIRECRVYCEILPYHTPVEDLVARRPRGIVFSGGPSSVYQEGAPAVDPAVYEAGIPILGICYGMQLMALQLGGRVVAADHREYGKTTLELVAGDRLFAGMGPRQQCWMSHGDRVETPPPGFTVTARTGKSPVAAMADPGRRLYAVQFHPEVVHTPRGKEILEHFLYDICGCRGDWTMSSFLESAVAQVREEVGDGQVLCALSGGVDSAVAATLVHRAVGDRLTCVFVDHGLLRKGEAAEVVRIFREQFQMRLVHVDAADRFLARLEGVDDPEAKRKTIGEEFIRVFEEEAAKLGPVDFLVQGTLYPDVVESGTATATVIKSHHNVGGLPEKMRLKLIEPLRWLFKDEVRVLGEQLGLPEDIVWRQPFPGPGLAVRILGPVTQERLAILREADAIVVEEIRRAGLYRSIWQSFAILPAVRSVGVMGDERTYAYTIAVRAVDSKDGMTADWVRLPYEVLERISNRLVNEIKEVNRVVYDITSKPPATIEWE
- the hpt gene encoding hypoxanthine phosphoribosyltransferase, yielding MTHPHVERVLVPASAIARRVDELGAQIMADYQGRELLVVGILKGSTIFLADLVRAVDLTVALDFVAISSYGHSTTSSGVVRILKDLEESIEGRHVLIVEDIVDTGLTLNYLRENLLARKPASLRICALLDKPSRRKASVPLDYLGFTIPDEFVVGYGLDYGEHYRNLRDVCVLKPEIYKS